A region of Vitis riparia cultivar Riparia Gloire de Montpellier isolate 1030 chromosome 1, EGFV_Vit.rip_1.0, whole genome shotgun sequence DNA encodes the following proteins:
- the LOC117920361 gene encoding galactoside 2-alpha-L-fucosyltransferase-like — protein sequence MAVIKSGSGAMSFTKALAVSLISLPFLFTLFILYRNPPSDPTPDFREARVLDVPPRIVNALKLGPEDNSSQPADMSKDSLLGGLLAAGFGEKSCLSRYQSVLYRKISPYKPSSYLLSRLRKYEDLHKHCGPHTKSYRKTIKQLKSGHSVGPTDCNYVVWISYSGLGNRILTLASAFLYALLTNRVLLVDRGKDMADLFCEPFPEKSWLLPLDFPLLPKFNSINKESPHCFGKMLKNNIINSSTEQPPPFLYVYLSHDYGDHDKLFFCDQEQTLLGRVPWLIMKTNNYFVPSLFLMPSFEQELSKLFPEKETTFHHLGRYLFHPSNQVWGLITRFYKAYLAESNERIGIQIRTFDSGTAPFQYVIDQIMACTLKEKLLPEVNRQKTFVTPAENQKSIAVLMTSLNSGYSEAVRNMYWEQSAMSGEVVSVYQPSHEEVQQSEKQGHNRKAWAEMYLLSTTEALVTSAWSTFGYVAQGLGGVTPWILYKPQNRTAPDPPCGRAMSMEPCFHAPPFYDCKAKTGVDTGALVPHVRHCEDMSWGLKLIGSHRKL from the exons ATGGCCGTGATAAAATCTGGGAGTGGGGCTATGAGCTTCACCAAGGCTCTGGCTGTTTCTTTGATATCTCTGCCTTTTCTCTTCACACTCTTCATTCTCTACCGGAACCCACCTTCTGATCCAACCCCAGATTTCAGAGAAGCTAGGGTTTTGGACGTGCCACCCAGGATTGTTAATGCGTTGAAACTGG GTCCAGAAGATAATTCCTCTCAACCTGCAGACATGTCTAAAGACAGTCTGCTTGGTGGGCTTCTTGCTGCTGGATTTGGCGAAAAATCTTGCTTAAGTAGGTACCAGTCTGTCTTGTATCGAAAAATTTCACCTTATAAGCCTTCTTCCTATCTTCTTTCCAGATTGCGGAAGTATGAAGACCTCCATAAACATTGTGGACCCCATACCAAATCCTACAGGAAAACCATAAAACAACTCAAGTCTGGCCACAGTGTTGGCCCAACAGATTGTAACTATGTTGTGTGGATATCTTACAGTGGCTTAGGGAACAGGATCCTCACCCTGGCTTCTGCATTCCTTTATGCTCTTCTCACAAACCGTGTCCTGCTTGTGGACCGGGGAAAAGACATGGCTGATCTATTCTGTGAGCCGTTTCCTGAAAAATCATGGTTACTGCCCCTGGACTTTCCCCTACTGCCTAAATTCAACAGCATTAACAAAGAATCTCCTCATTGTTTTGGGAAGATGCTGAagaataatatcataaattccTCAACAGAACAACCGCCACCATTTTTATATGTCTACCTGAGTCACGATTATGGTGATCATGATAAGCTTTTCTTCTGTGATCAGGAACAAACCCTTCTTGGGAGAGTCCCTTGGTTGATCATGAAGACTAATAACTACTTTGTCCCATCTCTCTTCTTGATGCCTTCTTTTGAACAAGAACTAAGCAAATTATTCCCAGAAAAGGAAACTACTTTCCACCACTTGGGTCGGTATCTTTTCCACCCTTCAAATCAAGTATGGGGACTGATCACAAGGTTCTATAAAGCTTACTTGGCTGAATCAAATGAGAGGATTGGCATCCAAATAAGGACTTTTGACTCTGGAACTGCTCCTTTCCAATATGTGATTGATCAAATCATGGCATGCACTCTAAAGGAGAAACTGCTGCCTGAAGTCAATAGACAAAAAACTTTTGTTACCCCAGCTGAAAACCAGAAATCAATAGCTGTTCTAATGACATCTTTAAATTCTGGGTACTCTGAGGCTGTGAGGAACATGTATTGGGAGCAGTCAGCCATGAGTGGGGAGGTGGTCAGCGTATACCAGCCAAGCCATGAGGAAGTCCAACAGAGTGAGAAGCAGGGGCACAACAGGAAGGCATGGGCAGAAATGTATCTCCTAAGTACGACTGAGGCATTGGTAACCAGCGCATGGTCAACCTTTGGCTATGTGGCTCAGGGTCTTGGAGGTGTGACGCCTTGGATTCTGTACAAGCCTCAAAATCGGACAGCTCCTGATCCACCTTGTGGCAGGGCAATGTCAATGGAGCCATGCTTTCATGCCCCTCCCTTCTATGACTGTAAGGCGAAGACAGGAGTCGATACTGGTGCGCTTGTTCCTCATGTAAGGCACTGTGAAGACATGAGCTGGGGCCTCAAGCTGATTGGTAGTCATAGAAAGTTGTAG